From a region of the Monodelphis domestica isolate mMonDom1 chromosome 8, mMonDom1.pri, whole genome shotgun sequence genome:
- the TLR7 gene encoding toll-like receptor 7, whose protein sequence is MIFHVRGLYRSFLILFHLFILYKLPRARWFPKTLPCNVTQNIMEASVMVNCTEKHLTEIPNGIPSNTTNLTLTINHIPKISPNSFAGLKNLVEIDFRCNCVPVRLGPKDRICTKRPNIDSGSFRNLTKLKSLYLDANQLSEIPLDLPSSLQLLSLEANHIFSITRENLTDLVNLEILYLGQNCYFRNPCNDSFSIEKDAFQSLRNLTLLSLKANNLTAVPTVLPSSLTELYLHNNNIQRFKKDDFHNLYQLQILDLSGNCPRCFNVPFPCIPCPNNSPLVIHGGAFDSLSELKILRLHSNSLQHIPKSWFKNTKKLEELDLSQNFLAKEIGEAKFLNSLVNLKGLDLSFNYEPQVYRAYLNLSNTFASLKNLKILRLKGYVFKELQSTHLFYLKNLSQLEVLDLGTNFIKIADLSVFKNFPALKNIDLSVNKISPRESSQNGFCSMARTSTEFQTSFENIHYFRYDEFARRCKFKSKEEPFLPLLRNDCESYGETLDLSRNNLFFVKPSDFEDLSFLKCLNLSGNSISQTLNGSEFQPLAKLKYLDFSNNKLDLLHSTAFQELQELEVLDISGNSHYFQSEGITHMLNFTKNLQVLKKLMMNGNDISTSTSTEMESESLKILEFRGNHLDVLWRDGDNRYLGFFRNLIHLEVLDISQNSLSFLPTGVFEGLPPNLKTLLLSKNQIKSFNWNKLSCLQNLETLDLSHNLLSRVPEVLSNCSRSLKKLILSYNQIHQLTKNFLQDAFQLRYLDLSSNKLRVIQKSSFPENVLNQLDVLLLHGNRFFCNCDAVWLVWWINQTEVTIPYLATEVTCAGPGVHKGQSLIKLNLYTCELDLINSILYMTSMFIILCLMVIPVASHLYFWDMWYSYHFCKAKLKGYQRLISPQFCYDAFIVYDTSDPKVVEWVFKELVENIESQGDKQFNLCLEERDWIPGKPVLENLSHSIQLSRKTVFVMTNAYVKSGNFKTAFYLSHQRLMDEKVDVIILIFLEKAFQRSKYLQLRKRLCKSSVLEWPTNPQAHPYFWQCLKNAIATDNDTVYSKVFKETL, encoded by the coding sequence ATATTCCACGTGCGGGGATTGTACAGATCATTCCTTATCCTCTTTCACCTGTTCATATTGTACAAACTTCCCAGAGCTAGATGGTTTCCCAAAACCTTGCCTTGTAATGTGACTCAGAACATTATGGAAGCCAGTGTGATGGTAAATTGCACAGAAAAACATCTCAcagaaatcccaaatggaattcCTTCCAATACAACCAACCTGACCCTCACCATCAATCACATCCCCAAAATTTCCCCAAACTCCTTTGCTGGTCTGAAAAATCTGGTAGAAATTGATTTCCGATGCAATTGTGTTCCTGTCCGACTAGGACCAAAAGACCGCATCTGCACCAAGAGGCCAAATATCGACTCTGGCAGCTTTAGAAATCTCACTAAATTGAAGTCACTGTACCTGGACGCAAATCAACTCTCTGAAATACCTTTGGACCTTCCTTCAAGTTTGCAGTTGCTGAGTCTTGAAGCAAACCACATCTTTTCCATCACCAGAGAGAATCTTACTGACTTAGTCAACCTAGAAATACTCTATCTGGGCCAAAATTGTTATTTCCGTAATCCTTGCAATGATTCTTTTTCTATAGAAAAAGATGCCTTCCAGAGCTTGAGGAATTTAACATTATTATCTCTAAAGGCTAACAATTTAACTGCTGTTCCTACTGTTTTGCCTTCCAGTTTAACAGAGCTCTACCTTCATAACAATAATATCCAAAGATTTAAAAAGGATGATTTCCACAACCTCTACCAATTACAAATTCTCGACTTAAGTGGAAATTGCCCTCGTTGTTTCAATGTTCCATTTCCTTGTATCCCTTGTCCAAACAATAGTCCATTAGTGATCCATGGAGGTGCTTTTGATTCCTTAAGTGAATTAAAAATTTTGCGTCTCCATAGCAATTCACTCCAACATATACCCAAGAGTTGgtttaaaaacactaaaaaacttGAAGAACTTGACCTTTCCCAAAACTTTCTGGCCAAAGAAATTGGAGAAGCCAAGTTTTTGAATTCTCTTGTCAATCTTAAAGGCCTGGATTTGTCTTTCAATTATGAACCACAGGTCTACCGGGCTTATTTAAACTTGTCAAACACATTTGCTTCACTGAAAAATCTGAAAATCTTGCGGCTCAAAGGGTATGTCTTTAAGGAACTGCAAAGCACCCATCTCTTTTACTTAAAGAATCTCTCACAGCTTGAAGTATTAGATCTTGGTACTAACTTTATCAAAATTGCTGACCTGAGTGTGTTCAAAAACTTCCCAGCCCTGAAGAACATTGATCTTTCTGTTAATAAAATATCTCCTAGAGAATCAAGTCAAAATGGATTTTGTTCCATGGCCAGGACTTCTACAGAGTTTCAAACTTCATTTGAAAACATTCATTATTTTAGATATGATGAGTTTGCCCGAAGATGCAAATTTAAAAGCAAAGAGGAGCCTTTTCTCCCACTGCTCAGAAATGACTGTGAATCATATGGAGAAACCTTGGATTTAAGCAGAAATAATCTCTTTTTTGTCAAGCCCAGTGATTTTGAGGATCTTTCCTTCCTGAAGTGTCTGAATCTGTCAGGAAATAGCATTAGCCAAACTCTCAATGGCAGTGAATTCCAACCTTTAGCAAAACTGAAATACCTAGATTTCTCTAACAACAAACTTGATTTGCTTCACTCAACAGCTTTTCAGGAGTTACAGGAACTAGAAGTCCTAGATATTAGTGGGAATAGTCATTACTTTCAGTCAGAAGGGATCACGCACATGCTCAATTTCACCAAGAACCTCCAGGTTTTGAAGAAATTGATGATGAATGGGAATGATATCTCGACCTCCACTAGCACAGAAATGGAAAGTGAGTCTCTAAAGATTCTGGAGTTCCGAGGAAACCACTTGGATGTTTTGTGGAGAGATGGTGATAACCGATATTTGGGGTTCTTCAGGAATCTGATCCATCTGGAAGTGTTGGatatttctcagaattccctcAGTTTTTTGCCCACTGGAGTTTTTGAGGGTCTGCCTCCAAATCTAAAGACTCTCTTGTTGTCCAAAAATCAAATTAAGTCTTTCAACTGGAATAAACTCAGCTGTCTTCAGAATCTAGAAACGCTGGATCTCAGTCACAACCTCCTGAGCAGAGTTCCTGAAGTATTATCCAATTGTTCCAGAAGTCTCAAGAAACTGATACTCAGTTATAACCAAATCCATCAGCTGACAAAGAattttctccaagatgcttttcaGCTGAGATATCTAGACCTCAGTTCAAACAAACTTCGGGTCATTCAGAAGTCCAGCTTTCCAGAAAACGTCCTTAACCAACTTGACGTGCTGCTCTTACATGGCAATCGTTTTTTTTGTAACTGTGATGCTGTGTGGTTGGTGTGGTGGATTAACCAAACTGAGGTAACTATTCCTTATCTGGCCACTGAAGTAACCTGTGCAGGACCAGGAGTACACAAAGGCCAGAGCTTGATTAAGCTCAATTTATATACCTGTGAGTTAGATTTAATTAATTCGATTCTGTACATGACCTCCATGTTCATCATTCTCTGCCTAATGGTTATTCCAGTTGCAAGCCATCTCTATTTCTGGGATATGTGGTACAGCTATCACTTCTGTAAAGCCAAATTAAAGGGGTATCAACGTCTCATTTCCCCACAGTTCTGCTATGATGCTTTTATTGTCTATGACACCAGTGATCCAAAGGTGGTGGAATGGGTTTTCAAAGAACTGGTGGAAAACATTGAAAGCCAAGGAGATAAACAATTCAATTTGTGTCTTGAAGAACGAGACTGGATACCTGGAAAACCAGTTTTGGAAAACCTGTCCCATAGTATACAATTAAGCAGAAAAACAGTATTTGTGATGACAAATGCCTATGTCAAGTCAGGGAATTTTAAGACTGCATTTTACTTGTCACATCAAAGACTCATGGATGAAAAAGTCGATGTGATTATTCTGATATTTCTTGAAAAAGCTTTTCAGAGATCTAAGTATCTCCAACTCAGAAAAAGATTGTGCAAGAGCTCTGTCCTCGAGTGGCCCACCAACCCACAGGCTCATCCCTATTTCTGGCAATGTCTAAAAAATGCCATAGCCACAGACAATGACACAGTCTACAGTAAAGTGTTTAAAGAGACTCTCTAG